Proteins co-encoded in one Acidobacteriota bacterium genomic window:
- a CDS encoding mechanosensitive ion channel family protein → MLLLAPVLQDIQQDERLSRVLSKEWHQDFASFLTAKLPKLIAIFVITLILWRIVQFFVNRLNKRAGQQVGNFHRAAQLRTMASLTRATAYGVLGFLAFLQILTVFDIPYQPILASAGILGVGIGLGAQSIFKDMINGILILLEDQYNVGEVITIAGVKGTVEGLSLRSTRVRDADGTLYVIPNSQIATVSNQSRDYSIASLPVSVDASANPDRVMALLKRLADDVRNDSAFKDIAISDPDILGVNEIRGREIIYPVNIRVRANQRDPVLRELRRRIILVFEKEGIPLGISSNMLVMQKADPTAPPVPPSIGA, encoded by the coding sequence ATGCTCCTTCTTGCTCCTGTCCTGCAAGATATCCAGCAGGACGAACGCCTCTCCCGCGTTTTGTCGAAAGAATGGCACCAAGACTTTGCATCGTTCCTGACTGCGAAGCTGCCGAAGCTGATCGCTATTTTTGTCATCACTCTCATTCTGTGGAGGATCGTTCAATTCTTCGTCAACCGGCTCAACAAACGGGCCGGGCAGCAGGTGGGCAATTTTCATCGCGCCGCACAGCTTCGCACGATGGCCTCCCTCACCCGGGCCACCGCCTACGGCGTTCTCGGCTTTCTGGCATTTCTCCAGATTCTCACCGTCTTCGATATTCCCTACCAGCCGATACTGGCCTCGGCGGGAATTCTCGGTGTTGGCATCGGGCTTGGGGCGCAGTCCATCTTCAAGGACATGATTAACGGCATCCTGATCCTTCTCGAAGATCAGTACAACGTCGGAGAGGTTATCACCATCGCCGGAGTCAAAGGGACCGTGGAAGGGCTCTCGTTGCGCAGCACACGGGTGCGCGATGCCGACGGCACACTGTACGTGATTCCGAACAGCCAGATCGCCACGGTATCGAATCAGTCGCGAGACTATTCCATTGCCTCGCTGCCGGTCTCTGTCGATGCCAGCGCCAACCCGGACAGGGTGATGGCGCTTCTCAAGCGACTTGCCGACGACGTGCGAAACGACTCCGCTTTCAAAGACATCGCCATCTCCGACCCGGATATTCTCGGCGTCAACGAGATACGCGGCCGCGAGATCATCTATCCGGTCAATATCCGCGTCCGCGCCAACCAGCGCGACCCCGTGCTGCGCGAGCTGCGCCGCCGCATCATCCTTGTCTTCGAGAAGGAAGGAATCCCATTGGGCATCTCGTCAAACATGCTGGTGATGCAGAAGGCGGATCCCACCGCGCCACCTGTGCCTCCATCGATCGGGGCCTGA
- a CDS encoding dehydrogenase E1 component subunit alpha/beta, protein MTRPSGSGVAERKKTASTVAGTSLTREQLVEFYRLMYLSRRTDDREIVLKRQQKIFFQISCAGHEALLVAAGMAMRPGYDWFFPYYRDRAICLALGNTVEDQFLQAVGAADDPASGGRQMPSHWSSTKLHIVSPSSSTATQCLHAIGCAEAGRYFSRHPEAAAKHDGDYRQFKDVAFHGDEVVYVSIGEGSTSQGEFWESLNTASNEKLPVVYVVEDNGYAISTPVEANTPGGNISRLIANFPNFHFAEIDGTDPIASYNAMVEAVAYCRAGKGPALVHGHVIRPYSHSLSDDERAYRTAAELEADALRDPISRMQIWLLREGILDADGINRLERQVDDEVQRAADRAIMAKLPTPDTILKHVYSEDLTPMDARFDREPEKTADQSERTMADLINTGLKDEMRRDPRIVVFGEDVADVTRDEALRDGRLKGKGGVFKLTSGLQLEFGSDRVWNSPLAEANIVGRAIGMAVRGLKPVVEIQFFDYIWPAMHQMRNEMSVLRWRSNGTWNCPLVMRVPIGGYLTGGSIYHSQSGESIFSHTPGVRIVMPSNALDAIGLLRTAIRCDDPVLFLEHKRLYRETFGRAMYPGPDYTVPFGKARIARPGKDLTVITYGAVVPRALQAAQKIHRDKGLDVEVIDLRSLTPYDWEAIAESVRKTNRVIVAHEDMMSWGYGAEIAARISDELFHDLDAPVRRVAAMDTFVAYQPLLEDVILPQPDDLYRAMDALSAF, encoded by the coding sequence ATGACACGTCCATCTGGAAGTGGCGTAGCAGAGAGGAAGAAGACGGCGAGCACAGTGGCGGGGACGTCGCTGACGCGGGAGCAACTGGTGGAGTTCTACCGGCTGATGTATCTCTCGCGCCGCACGGACGACCGCGAGATCGTTCTCAAGCGTCAGCAGAAGATCTTCTTCCAGATATCCTGCGCCGGTCACGAAGCCCTGCTGGTTGCGGCGGGTATGGCCATGCGTCCGGGCTACGACTGGTTCTTCCCCTACTATCGCGACCGTGCCATTTGCCTCGCGCTTGGAAATACAGTCGAGGATCAGTTTCTTCAGGCCGTGGGAGCAGCGGACGACCCCGCCAGCGGCGGTCGCCAGATGCCGTCGCATTGGTCCAGCACAAAGCTGCACATCGTCAGTCCGTCGTCATCCACGGCGACGCAGTGCCTGCACGCGATAGGCTGCGCCGAGGCGGGACGCTACTTCTCCAGGCATCCGGAAGCTGCAGCGAAGCACGACGGCGACTATCGCCAGTTCAAGGACGTCGCGTTTCATGGCGACGAGGTAGTCTACGTCTCCATTGGCGAGGGTTCGACAAGCCAGGGCGAGTTCTGGGAGTCGTTGAACACCGCCAGCAATGAAAAGCTCCCCGTCGTCTACGTCGTCGAAGACAACGGCTACGCGATCTCAACGCCGGTTGAGGCGAATACACCCGGTGGCAACATCTCGCGATTGATTGCGAACTTCCCCAACTTCCACTTTGCCGAGATCGACGGCACTGATCCTATCGCCAGTTACAACGCGATGGTCGAGGCTGTCGCCTACTGCCGCGCAGGCAAAGGGCCGGCACTGGTGCACGGGCATGTCATTCGTCCGTACTCGCATTCTCTGAGCGACGATGAGCGCGCCTATCGTACTGCGGCGGAACTTGAAGCCGATGCGCTGCGCGACCCGATCTCGCGTATGCAGATATGGCTGCTGCGCGAAGGCATTCTCGACGCCGATGGAATCAACCGGCTGGAGCGACAGGTGGACGACGAGGTGCAGCGTGCCGCCGACCGGGCCATCATGGCCAAGCTGCCCACGCCCGACACGATCCTGAAGCATGTCTACTCCGAGGACCTGACGCCGATGGACGCGCGCTTCGACCGCGAGCCGGAGAAGACCGCGGACCAGAGCGAGCGCACGATGGCCGATCTGATCAACACAGGGCTGAAGGACGAGATGCGCCGCGATCCGCGTATCGTCGTCTTCGGCGAAGATGTGGCCGATGTGACTCGCGACGAAGCATTGCGCGATGGCAGGCTCAAAGGGAAAGGCGGCGTCTTCAAGCTGACATCGGGTTTGCAACTTGAGTTTGGCAGCGACCGCGTGTGGAACTCGCCCCTTGCCGAGGCCAACATTGTTGGCCGCGCCATCGGCATGGCTGTTCGCGGGCTGAAGCCGGTGGTCGAGATACAGTTCTTCGACTACATATGGCCGGCGATGCACCAGATGCGCAACGAGATGTCGGTGCTGCGGTGGCGCTCGAACGGTACATGGAACTGCCCGCTGGTGATGCGTGTCCCGATCGGCGGCTATCTCACCGGTGGCTCGATCTATCATTCGCAGTCGGGCGAGAGCATCTTCTCGCACACCCCTGGGGTGCGTATCGTCATGCCGTCGAACGCGCTCGACGCAATCGGACTGCTGCGCACCGCGATCCGTTGCGACGATCCGGTACTCTTCCTTGAACACAAGCGACTCTACCGCGAGACCTTCGGCCGTGCCATGTATCCTGGGCCCGACTACACGGTTCCGTTCGGCAAGGCGAGAATCGCGCGTCCCGGCAAAGACCTCACGGTCATCACGTATGGCGCCGTGGTTCCGCGCGCGCTGCAGGCGGCGCAGAAGATCCATCGCGACAAAGGCCTCGATGTCGAGGTGATCGACCTCCGCAGCCTCACGCCGTATGACTGGGAGGCCATTGCAGAGAGCGTTCGCAAGACAAATCGCGTCATCGTTGCGCACGAGGACATGATGAGCTGGGGCTATGGCGCAGAGATCGCCGCGCGCATCAGCGACGAGCTCTTCCACGACCTCGACGCTCCCGTGCGCCGTGTAGCGGCGATGGACACTTTTGTCGCTTACCAGCCGCTGCTTGAGGATGTCATCCTGCCGCAGCCTGACGACCTGTATCGCGCCATGGACGCGCTGTCAGCGTTTTAG
- a CDS encoding TolC family protein yields MSVSTEPALAQQTPAPQAQGTQTSPATSAVTNTTGTPDLPPAPKPTEPLYLRSTNIDYTKPKSHLWNLFAPYTATNVPQTRLGNTPRLDQLLRDGKIYLSLSDAVTLALENNYDIAIARINLDIADTDILRTKAGSSLRGVSTGLVTNTLGSSGTTVTGGGGPGGTSSAAGGGGAGASGLVLSTNGGGPQVENLDPLLTGTIQYDSANTQQTTTFITGTNTLNQNTGTYNFGYQQGFLTGTLFNFTFNNSRSTTNSIRSNFSPQVNSYFQAKVTQHLLQGFGPWLNGRYILQAKNDRRITDSAFRQQLLYTVTQVENIYWGLVSAYEDEQAKERALAQSTQLTSDNRKQLEIGTLAPLDVVNSDAAVATDKQALVASQTNLEYQQLLMKQAIARNLNDPQLSNAPVVPTDRVSLDRLPEEDTPVEDLVKQAYTNNPQIEQATLNMKNNEITIKAFHNGLLPTVDAYAYYGGAALGGAQNPALQCSDPVTFKPIPCPPGTVVPSSYGDVLGNTFNNTYPDKGIGVNISIPLRNRVAQADQARSQMEYRQSQMRLQQLYTQIRIQVINGQYALTNDRAQVQAAQASRDFAAQSLDAEQKKYRLGASTTALVLQQQRNLATADNALISATAAYAKDRVALAQLVSNLLDKYGINIQDAATGNITQQPVVPGLTTPKQPEAPKPISAAPATAPR; encoded by the coding sequence CTATCTGCGTAGTACGAACATCGACTACACGAAGCCGAAGAGCCATCTGTGGAACCTGTTTGCGCCATATACGGCAACCAACGTTCCCCAGACCCGCCTCGGGAATACTCCCCGGCTCGATCAGTTGCTGCGTGACGGGAAAATTTATCTCAGCCTCTCCGATGCCGTGACGCTGGCGCTTGAGAACAACTACGATATTGCGATCGCCCGCATCAATCTGGACATCGCTGACACGGACATCCTGCGCACAAAGGCAGGTTCATCCTTGCGCGGTGTCTCGACCGGCCTGGTAACCAATACGCTGGGCAGCTCGGGAACGACTGTCACCGGCGGCGGTGGTCCGGGTGGAACATCGAGCGCGGCTGGTGGTGGCGGAGCCGGCGCATCGGGACTGGTGCTGAGCACAAATGGCGGTGGACCGCAGGTCGAGAACCTCGATCCTTTGCTGACCGGAACCATCCAGTACGACTCGGCCAACACACAGCAGACGACAACCTTTATTACCGGTACCAATACCCTGAACCAGAACACGGGCACCTACAACTTCGGGTATCAACAGGGGTTTCTGACCGGCACGCTGTTCAACTTTACGTTCAACAACTCGCGGTCGACGACCAACAGCATTCGGTCGAACTTCAGCCCGCAGGTGAACTCGTACTTCCAGGCTAAGGTAACGCAGCACCTGCTCCAGGGCTTCGGTCCCTGGCTGAACGGCCGCTACATCCTTCAGGCGAAGAACGACCGCCGCATTACGGACTCCGCATTCCGCCAGCAGCTTCTTTACACCGTAACCCAGGTGGAGAATATCTACTGGGGTCTGGTGAGCGCCTATGAAGATGAACAGGCGAAGGAACGCGCCCTGGCTCAGTCGACGCAGTTGACCTCCGACAACCGCAAGCAGCTGGAGATTGGAACGCTGGCCCCGCTCGACGTCGTGAACTCGGATGCAGCAGTAGCCACCGATAAGCAGGCCCTCGTCGCTTCGCAGACGAACCTCGAGTACCAACAGCTGCTAATGAAGCAGGCGATCGCCCGCAACCTGAACGATCCGCAACTCTCGAATGCTCCCGTGGTTCCGACCGACCGTGTCAGCCTGGACCGTCTTCCGGAAGAGGATACCCCGGTTGAGGATCTTGTAAAGCAGGCCTATACAAACAATCCTCAGATTGAGCAGGCCACGCTCAACATGAAGAACAACGAGATCACCATCAAGGCGTTCCACAATGGCCTGCTGCCTACAGTCGATGCGTATGCGTATTATGGCGGCGCGGCGCTTGGTGGCGCTCAGAACCCCGCTCTGCAGTGCAGCGATCCGGTGACCTTCAAGCCAATCCCTTGCCCTCCGGGAACGGTGGTCCCCAGCAGCTATGGTGACGTGCTCGGCAACACCTTCAACAACACTTACCCGGACAAGGGTATCGGCGTGAATATCAGCATTCCTCTGCGCAATCGCGTTGCTCAGGCCGACCAGGCCCGCTCGCAGATGGAGTACCGCCAGTCGCAGATGCGTCTGCAGCAGCTCTACACGCAGATACGCATCCAGGTCATCAACGGCCAGTACGCTCTGACCAATGACCGCGCGCAGGTGCAGGCGGCACAGGCCTCTCGCGACTTCGCGGCCCAGAGCCTCGATGCCGAACAGAAGAAGTACCGTCTCGGTGCTTCGACCACGGCACTGGTTCTGCAGCAACAGAGAAATCTGGCTACGGCAGACAATGCCCTGATCTCAGCCACGGCAGCGTATGCAAAGGACCGCGTGGCTTTGGCACAGTTGGTGTCGAACCTGCTGGACAAGTACGGCATCAATATTCAGGATGCCGCTACCGGAAACATTACCCAGCAGCCGGTGGTTCCCGGCTTGACGACACCAAAGCAGCCGGAGGCCCCTAAGCCGATCTCGGCAGCTCCAGCGACTGCTCCCCGGTAA
- a CDS encoding thioredoxin domain-containing protein, protein MSDGHETRLNGLSEAPSAYLRSAKHQPVDWHEWGERAFALAVEQNKPILLDIGAVWCHWCHVMDRESYENPETAKIINQHFIAVKVDRDERPDVDTRYQAAVSAISGQGGWPLTAFLTPEGKPYFGGTYFPPDDRHGRPGFSRVLLTMAESFRKRRDEVNDSANSVMAAIEHNESFMGRIGNPGPELVAKLLGSILTQFDARSGGFGSQPKFPHSGAIDLLLDASSRVSVGDGTDLGEHARTAAMSTLQKMSRGGIYDHLAGGFHRYSVDDRWVVPHFEKMAYDNSELLKNYVHGFQSFVEPECARVAKEIVRWMDEWLSDRERGGFYASQDADFSLDDDGDYFTWTRDEAAAALSAEELAVASAFYDIGEIGDMHHNPAKNVLHVRGTLEGVAKSNAMPLDQAKKLLVSAKAKLYAARLKRPTPYVDKTVYVGWNGMCISAYLEAGRVLDLPEARAFALKSLDRVLAEAWDPAKGMAHVVAYGEGGTASRRVAGVLDDYVFLGNAALDAWETTGEIPYYEAAQAIADAAIARFYDATGGGFFDTEIVADGAKRFGALATRRKPLQDSPTPAGNPVGATLLLRLEALNGREDYAVKALEALETFAGIVEHFGLYAANYGLALQRMVQRAVQICIIGDDTAARRLEAVALARYAVNKSVIRFRRDQIAALPPALAETLPHLPQLKDATAGSFAVVCNGKGCLPPVSTVDELIMAMNQAL, encoded by the coding sequence ATGAGTGATGGACACGAAACCAGGCTGAACGGACTCTCCGAGGCGCCCTCAGCTTATCTTCGTTCTGCGAAGCACCAGCCGGTCGATTGGCATGAGTGGGGCGAAAGAGCTTTTGCCTTGGCGGTAGAACAGAACAAGCCCATTCTTCTGGACATCGGAGCGGTGTGGTGCCACTGGTGTCACGTCATGGACCGCGAGTCCTATGAGAATCCCGAGACGGCGAAGATCATCAACCAGCACTTTATCGCGGTGAAGGTGGACCGCGACGAGCGTCCCGACGTCGATACGCGCTATCAGGCGGCTGTTTCTGCCATCAGCGGACAGGGCGGCTGGCCTCTGACCGCATTTCTGACCCCCGAAGGAAAGCCATACTTTGGCGGGACGTACTTTCCGCCCGATGACCGCCACGGCCGGCCTGGATTTTCGCGCGTTCTTCTGACGATGGCCGAGTCCTTTCGCAAGCGACGCGACGAGGTGAACGATTCGGCCAACAGTGTCATGGCTGCGATTGAGCACAACGAGAGCTTTATGGGCCGCATCGGCAATCCCGGTCCGGAGCTGGTTGCAAAGCTGCTCGGAAGCATCCTGACTCAGTTCGACGCGCGCTCTGGCGGCTTTGGATCGCAGCCGAAGTTTCCACACTCCGGGGCGATCGATCTGCTGCTGGATGCCTCGTCTCGTGTATCGGTAGGCGACGGTACGGATCTTGGCGAGCATGCCCGGACAGCCGCCATGTCGACGCTACAGAAGATGTCGCGCGGCGGCATCTACGATCATCTCGCCGGCGGCTTCCATCGCTATTCGGTCGATGATCGCTGGGTGGTCCCCCACTTCGAGAAGATGGCCTACGACAACAGCGAGCTGCTGAAGAACTACGTCCATGGCTTTCAGAGCTTTGTCGAACCGGAGTGCGCCCGCGTAGCGAAGGAGATCGTCCGCTGGATGGATGAGTGGTTGAGCGACCGGGAACGCGGCGGCTTCTACGCCTCGCAGGATGCGGATTTCTCGCTCGACGATGACGGCGACTACTTCACCTGGACCCGCGACGAGGCGGCGGCGGCGCTCTCTGCCGAAGAGCTGGCCGTTGCCAGCGCCTTTTACGACATTGGCGAGATTGGCGATATGCACCACAATCCGGCCAAGAATGTTCTTCATGTAAGGGGAACGCTGGAAGGCGTCGCGAAGTCGAATGCCATGCCGTTGGATCAGGCAAAAAAACTTTTGGTGTCGGCAAAGGCGAAGCTGTATGCCGCGCGTCTGAAGCGTCCGACGCCTTACGTCGATAAAACGGTGTATGTGGGATGGAATGGCATGTGCATCTCGGCCTACCTTGAAGCCGGCCGCGTCCTCGATCTTCCGGAGGCAAGAGCGTTCGCGCTGAAGTCACTGGACCGCGTGCTTGCCGAGGCATGGGACCCGGCGAAGGGCATGGCCCATGTCGTCGCTTATGGAGAGGGTGGTACGGCATCACGGCGGGTCGCTGGCGTGCTCGACGACTATGTCTTTCTGGGCAACGCCGCACTCGACGCCTGGGAAACCACCGGCGAGATACCTTACTACGAAGCGGCGCAGGCCATTGCCGATGCTGCCATTGCGCGTTTCTACGATGCGACCGGAGGCGGGTTCTTCGATACAGAGATCGTTGCCGATGGAGCAAAGAGATTCGGTGCCCTGGCTACGCGGCGCAAACCGCTGCAGGATTCGCCGACCCCGGCTGGGAATCCTGTTGGCGCCACACTGCTGTTGCGGTTGGAGGCGCTGAACGGCCGCGAGGACTATGCCGTGAAGGCGCTTGAGGCGCTCGAGACCTTTGCGGGGATCGTCGAACACTTCGGTCTTTACGCAGCCAACTACGGGTTGGCATTGCAGCGTATGGTGCAGCGCGCAGTCCAGATCTGCATCATTGGCGACGACACCGCGGCGCGACGGCTGGAGGCAGTCGCCTTGGCCCGGTATGCCGTCAACAAGAGCGTTATTCGGTTCCGCCGCGACCAGATCGCCGCGTTGCCGCCTGCGTTGGCGGAGACGCTGCCGCATCTGCCGCAATTGAAGGACGCCACCGCGGGCAGCTTCGCGGTTGTATGCAACGGCAAAGGCTGTCTGCCTCCGGTATCCACGGTCGACGAGCTCATTATGGCGATGAACCAGGCCCTATAA
- a CDS encoding S8 family serine peptidase, whose translation MTVPGDAPLRARTVGAHMLRRQDRLGMATIEVAAPASSRTTGDGDDREVMQRLAAQPNVEYVLHDRIVTSHHLQVRTVAANEIAPVFSVAIGASTFDRYYNSPQGWAVRQAGGYGSGVPGGQASGPWDTTKGKGVRIAVLDSGVDASHPDLAPNLALNLSEIDQRALPSMCDDGSPRDQAGHGTWTASLAAAALGPGTGQVVGVAPSASILNIKVLERVPATMVGGTDTARCEAGESSGLLSWVIQGIDDAIANRADVISMSLGATIDLATGDGAGVKAAFDRVTYAATQAGAVLVAAAGNDGYNLANPRYIEIPAQARSVLAIVASTNPDCMQDQHSGATCAPGVPSLAYYSNYGAPLDALAAPGGSYPSGGDMDVSGWVRGACSSGLPNTREGLPNDTLHSFGCFNLGHTAYVQAIGTSAAAPLVAGAAALLRAAHPDWGPATVVAALKTAATPATFSLPAPSINLPASLTYK comes from the coding sequence ATGACGGTTCCGGGCGATGCTCCACTGCGCGCGCGAACCGTCGGCGCACATATGTTGCGCCGCCAGGACCGCCTCGGCATGGCAACGATTGAAGTGGCGGCACCGGCATCTTCCAGGACAACAGGCGATGGCGATGATCGTGAGGTCATGCAGCGGCTCGCCGCGCAGCCCAACGTCGAGTATGTGCTGCACGACCGCATTGTTACGTCGCACCACCTTCAGGTGCGTACCGTGGCGGCGAACGAGATCGCTCCGGTCTTCTCGGTTGCCATCGGAGCTTCGACGTTCGACAGGTACTACAACTCCCCACAGGGGTGGGCGGTACGCCAGGCAGGAGGATACGGCAGCGGCGTTCCCGGCGGTCAGGCCAGCGGACCATGGGACACCACCAAAGGCAAAGGGGTGCGTATTGCAGTTCTCGACAGCGGAGTGGACGCCTCCCACCCGGACCTCGCACCCAACCTCGCCCTGAATCTCTCCGAGATCGACCAACGCGCGCTGCCCAGCATGTGCGACGATGGTTCGCCACGCGATCAGGCCGGACACGGCACGTGGACTGCTTCACTGGCCGCTGCGGCGCTAGGACCAGGCACCGGCCAGGTCGTTGGAGTCGCGCCGTCTGCTTCGATCCTGAACATCAAGGTGCTTGAGCGCGTGCCAGCCACGATGGTTGGCGGCACCGATACCGCCCGCTGCGAAGCTGGCGAGTCCAGCGGCCTGCTGAGCTGGGTCATCCAGGGCATCGACGACGCTATCGCAAATCGCGCCGATGTCATCTCCATGTCGCTGGGGGCGACGATCGACCTCGCCACCGGCGACGGCGCAGGCGTCAAGGCCGCCTTCGATCGCGTCACCTATGCCGCGACGCAGGCCGGGGCTGTGCTGGTGGCCGCGGCTGGCAACGATGGCTACAACCTGGCGAATCCGCGTTATATCGAGATTCCGGCACAGGCGCGCAGCGTGCTAGCCATCGTCGCTTCGACGAATCCAGACTGCATGCAGGACCAGCACAGTGGGGCCACCTGCGCCCCTGGCGTTCCATCGCTGGCTTATTACTCCAACTATGGTGCGCCGCTCGATGCGCTGGCCGCTCCGGGCGGCAGCTACCCCTCGGGAGGAGACATGGATGTGAGCGGATGGGTCCGTGGAGCGTGCAGTTCCGGATTGCCGAATACGCGGGAGGGCCTGCCCAACGACACATTGCATAGCTTTGGCTGCTTCAATCTTGGTCACACGGCTTATGTGCAGGCCATAGGGACCAGCGCCGCAGCGCCGCTGGTCGCAGGTGCGGCAGCCCTGTTACGGGCAGCGCATCCCGATTGGGGCCCCGCAACCGTAGTCGCTGCACTGAAGACGGCAGCGACACCAGCCACATTCAGCCTGCCCGCTCCGAGCATCAATCTGCCCGCATCGCTGACATACAAATAA
- a CDS encoding sodium-translocating pyrophosphatase translates to MALFVHGQAPFTPAVGDASDGRIWLWIAMGVGALALVAALMLARTVIAADTGTADMQVISNAIREGAEAFLRRQYKTIGAIAAVLAVVLFIGYHLSERTSAYALKTVISFLMGAVCSAIAGYTGMYCSIRANIRTASAARSSLNNALQMALRGGAVTGLVVVALSLLGVGILFLFFGGLENPQAVPYQLVGFGFGASLVALFAQLGGGIYTKAADVGADLVGKVEAGIPEDDPRNPAVIADLVGDNVGDCAGRGADIFESTAAENVGAMILGAALYPVFGVKGILFPLIVHAINLIASIVGVFVVKCKETEDPMHALNRGFYVTSALALLGFAGAVYTMLNGPAVEPIWLLGCGVLGLATAFLFVWITEYYTESIYRPVKSIAEASLTGPATNIISGLAVGMETPALPVVVISAALLLSYYFGVRGLAGVAGISDYEKGIYGTAIATMGMLSCAAYILAMDTFGPITDNAGGIIEMSHQPHEIRERTDKLDSAGNTTKALTKGYAIGSASLAAFLLFSAYLEEIKTIVTDKVVHAGGYMPEGWSFTNVNLAQVPVFVGALLGAMLTYLFSSMAIKAVGRTAQMVVQDVRAQFKENPGIMEGTSKPDYGRCVHIVTGAALREMVVPGALVVGLPVVVGLLFRHFSASYHANTEAYAPGTILPVPAIAGKAVNLAGAEAVAGLLMVGTIAGILLAMLMNNGGGAWDNAKKFIETGQYGGKKSEAHKAAVVGDTVGDPFKDTAGPSLHVLIKLLATITLVLAPLFV, encoded by the coding sequence ATGGCTTTGTTTGTTCACGGGCAGGCGCCTTTTACGCCTGCTGTGGGAGATGCAAGTGATGGACGGATATGGCTTTGGATTGCGATGGGCGTGGGTGCGCTCGCGCTGGTTGCGGCCCTCATGCTGGCCCGGACAGTAATCGCCGCCGACACCGGCACGGCGGACATGCAGGTGATTTCGAACGCTATTCGTGAAGGGGCCGAGGCCTTCCTTCGCAGGCAGTACAAAACCATCGGTGCGATTGCGGCCGTGCTCGCAGTTGTGCTCTTCATCGGCTATCACCTGTCGGAACGCACATCCGCTTATGCGCTGAAGACGGTCATCAGCTTTCTGATGGGAGCTGTTTGCTCCGCCATTGCCGGATACACCGGCATGTACTGCTCGATCCGCGCCAACATTCGCACGGCCTCAGCTGCGCGCTCCAGCCTGAACAATGCGCTGCAGATGGCATTGCGCGGAGGGGCTGTTACCGGGCTGGTCGTGGTGGCGCTATCGTTGCTCGGAGTCGGGATACTGTTCCTGTTCTTTGGCGGACTCGAGAATCCTCAAGCCGTGCCGTACCAGCTTGTGGGCTTCGGCTTCGGAGCTTCGCTCGTAGCGTTATTCGCACAGCTTGGCGGCGGTATCTATACCAAGGCTGCTGACGTGGGCGCCGATCTGGTGGGCAAGGTCGAGGCGGGCATTCCAGAGGACGATCCGCGCAACCCCGCCGTGATCGCCGACCTCGTAGGCGATAACGTTGGCGACTGCGCTGGCCGCGGCGCTGACATCTTCGAGTCGACTGCCGCAGAGAACGTTGGCGCCATGATTCTCGGCGCCGCGCTTTACCCGGTCTTCGGCGTCAAGGGAATCCTCTTTCCCCTGATCGTCCACGCGATCAATCTGATCGCGAGCATCGTGGGCGTCTTCGTCGTCAAGTGCAAGGAGACGGAAGACCCGATGCACGCGCTCAACCGTGGTTTCTATGTCACATCGGCGCTGGCGCTGCTGGGATTCGCCGGGGCCGTCTACACCATGCTGAATGGACCGGCGGTTGAACCCATATGGCTGCTCGGTTGTGGGGTCCTTGGTCTGGCGACGGCCTTCCTCTTCGTCTGGATCACCGAGTATTACACCGAGTCGATCTATCGCCCGGTGAAGTCGATCGCGGAGGCCTCACTGACCGGCCCCGCGACCAATATCATCAGCGGCCTCGCCGTCGGTATGGAGACGCCTGCGCTTCCTGTTGTCGTCATCTCGGCGGCGCTGCTGCTCAGCTACTACTTCGGCGTGCGCGGCCTGGCCGGAGTGGCGGGGATCAGCGACTACGAAAAGGGAATCTACGGCACGGCAATTGCAACCATGGGTATGCTCAGCTGTGCAGCCTACATTTTGGCGATGGATACCTTCGGGCCTATTACAGACAACGCTGGCGGCATCATCGAGATGTCGCATCAGCCACATGAGATCCGCGAGCGCACGGACAAGCTGGACTCCGCCGGCAATACCACCAAGGCGCTGACCAAGGGATATGCCATCGGGTCGGCCTCGCTGGCGGCTTTCCTTCTCTTCTCGGCTTACCTTGAGGAGATCAAGACAATCGTTACAGACAAGGTAGTGCACGCGGGCGGATACATGCCCGAGGGATGGAGCTTCACCAACGTCAACCTTGCTCAGGTGCCGGTCTTTGTTGGCGCTCTGCTGGGCGCGATGCTGACCTACCTCTTCAGCTCAATGGCGATCAAGGCGGTGGGACGCACGGCGCAGATGGTGGTGCAGGATGTGCGCGCGCAGTTCAAGGAAAACCCCGGCATCATGGAGGGGACATCCAAGCCGGACTACGGACGTTGCGTCCATATCGTCACTGGTGCTGCCCTGCGTGAGATGGTGGTTCCTGGAGCGCTGGTCGTCGGCCTTCCCGTTGTCGTTGGACTTCTCTTCCGCCACTTCAGCGCGAGCTATCACGCAAACACAGAGGCCTATGCACCGGGAACGATTCTGCCTGTACCTGCGATTGCAGGGAAGGCGGTCAACCTGGCTGGTGCCGAAGCCGTTGCCGGTCTGTTGATGGTGGGAACGATCGCCGGTATCCTGCTCGCCATGCTGATGAACAACGGTGGCGGCGCCTGGGACAACGCGAAGAAGTTCATCGAGACCGGCCAGTACGGCGGCAAAAAGAGCGAAGCGCACAAAGCGGCTGTCGTTGGCGATACTGTCGGCGATCCCTTCAAGGACACAGCCGGCCCCAGCCTCCACGTGCTGATCAAGCTGCTGGCGACGATCACGCTGGTGCTTGCGCCGCTGTTCGTCTAA